In Sinorhizobium sojae CCBAU 05684, a single window of DNA contains:
- the ligD gene encoding DNA ligase D translates to MATSKLEAYRKKRDFSKTPEPAGRLAGDGNRFVVHKHHATSDHYDLRLEVGGVLKSWAVPKGPSLNPADKRLAVETEDHPLDYIDFEGVIPEGEYGGGPMIVWDTGVWAPMDDIDESLRKGAFKFRLAGEKLKGGWMLARLKPKPGEEEKRNWLLFKERDPAADPSTDILAARPESVKSGRRIEELVEKLKPPAKPVKLNPGALPGAAKGPMPARIGPQLATATATPPDSIATREIWLHEIKFDGYRTMAYKAGDEVRLITRGGLDWTRRYGDLPEAFRRLPCREAIIDGEIVALDDQGVSHFALLQEALSSGAENRLVFYAFDIVHLDGWNLMNVPLERRKELLKQLLEAHVSTSFAIQYSDHVTGEGRAFYAQASEMGLEGIISKRASAPYQSGRSKSWTKTKAPKADDFVIAGYTLSEAAEGIGALALGEWVDGELKYRGKVGTGFDAAMLKQLRERLEPLREGAAKLEGAPKEIIWVRPVLTARIHYGNRTTDNVLRHPVFKGLREVELSTPAATGRTRLISDADLAGISITNPTRRLFGKSGPTKLDVAVYYAAVGDFMLPHILGRPVSLVRCPTGRPQDCFFQRHPFTGMPPSVAGFEAMSSEGEPKTYLSVEDAKGYLALAQFGVVEFHSWGSTRKRLEKPDRVVFDLDPGEGIGWREVVEAAVHIRQELEALNLIPFVKTSGGKGIHVVVPIKPKHEWKKVHQATGGIAARLAATAPETFITTMSKGKRAKRIFIDIHRNARGHTAVAPYSLRARTNLPASTPLNWNDLETIDAPEDLNYSSLPGLLATSGDPWGEIDAYARDLPLMSGK, encoded by the coding sequence ATGGCGACATCGAAGCTCGAGGCCTACCGCAAGAAGCGGGATTTTTCGAAGACGCCGGAACCGGCCGGCCGCCTTGCCGGCGACGGCAACCGTTTCGTCGTGCATAAGCACCATGCGACATCCGATCACTACGACCTGAGGCTTGAGGTCGGCGGCGTGCTGAAAAGCTGGGCTGTGCCCAAAGGGCCGTCGCTCAACCCTGCCGACAAACGGCTGGCGGTCGAGACGGAGGATCATCCGCTCGACTATATCGACTTCGAGGGCGTGATCCCCGAGGGGGAATATGGCGGCGGGCCGATGATCGTCTGGGACACGGGTGTCTGGGCGCCGATGGACGACATTGACGAGAGCCTGCGCAAAGGCGCCTTCAAGTTTCGCCTTGCGGGCGAAAAACTCAAGGGCGGCTGGATGCTGGCGCGGCTGAAGCCGAAGCCCGGTGAAGAGGAAAAGCGCAACTGGCTTCTCTTCAAGGAGCGAGACCCGGCCGCCGACCCTTCCACGGACATTCTCGCCGCCCGGCCGGAAAGCGTCAAATCCGGGCGGCGGATCGAGGAACTGGTTGAGAAGCTTAAACCGCCTGCGAAGCCCGTCAAGCTCAACCCCGGCGCTCTTCCGGGAGCGGCGAAAGGGCCGATGCCGGCGAGGATCGGGCCACAGCTTGCCACGGCCACCGCCACCCCTCCAGACAGCATTGCGACTCGCGAGATCTGGCTGCACGAGATCAAATTCGACGGTTATCGCACCATGGCGTACAAGGCCGGAGACGAGGTGCGGCTTATCACCCGCGGGGGCCTGGATTGGACGAGGCGCTACGGCGACCTGCCGGAGGCATTCCGCCGCCTGCCGTGTCGCGAGGCCATCATCGACGGCGAGATCGTCGCGCTCGACGACCAAGGAGTCAGCCACTTCGCGCTTCTGCAGGAGGCACTCTCGAGCGGGGCAGAAAACAGGCTGGTCTTCTACGCCTTCGACATCGTCCATCTCGACGGCTGGAACCTCATGAACGTCCCGCTCGAACGGCGAAAGGAATTGCTGAAGCAATTGCTCGAGGCGCATGTATCGACAAGCTTTGCCATCCAGTACAGCGACCACGTCACCGGCGAAGGTCGCGCTTTCTACGCGCAAGCCTCCGAGATGGGCCTGGAAGGGATCATCTCAAAGCGCGCATCGGCGCCCTATCAGAGCGGACGCTCCAAGAGCTGGACCAAGACCAAGGCGCCCAAGGCGGATGATTTCGTCATTGCCGGCTATACCCTGTCGGAAGCCGCCGAAGGCATCGGCGCGCTGGCGCTGGGCGAGTGGGTGGACGGCGAACTGAAATATCGCGGCAAGGTAGGCACCGGCTTCGACGCCGCGATGCTCAAGCAGTTGCGGGAGAGACTGGAGCCGCTACGCGAGGGCGCGGCAAAGCTCGAAGGGGCGCCGAAGGAGATCATCTGGGTGCGGCCTGTGCTGACGGCACGCATCCACTACGGCAACCGCACGACGGACAACGTGCTTCGCCACCCGGTTTTCAAGGGACTTCGGGAGGTCGAGCTTTCGACGCCTGCGGCGACGGGCCGGACACGCCTGATCTCCGACGCCGACCTCGCCGGCATCTCCATCACCAATCCGACGCGCCGCCTGTTCGGCAAGTCCGGGCCCACCAAGCTCGATGTCGCCGTCTACTACGCCGCCGTCGGCGATTTCATGCTGCCGCACATCCTCGGACGCCCGGTCTCGCTCGTGCGCTGCCCGACGGGGCGGCCGCAAGACTGCTTCTTCCAGCGCCACCCCTTCACCGGCATGCCGCCTTCGGTGGCGGGTTTCGAGGCCATGAGTTCGGAGGGCGAGCCGAAAACCTATCTGTCGGTGGAGGACGCAAAGGGCTACTTGGCACTGGCGCAATTCGGTGTCGTCGAATTCCATAGCTGGGGGTCGACGCGAAAGCGGTTGGAAAAGCCCGATCGCGTCGTCTTCGACCTCGATCCGGGCGAAGGCATCGGCTGGCGCGAGGTGGTCGAGGCGGCCGTTCACATCAGGCAGGAGCTTGAAGCGCTCAATCTCATACCCTTCGTCAAGACGTCGGGCGGCAAGGGTATCCATGTGGTCGTGCCGATCAAACCGAAACATGAATGGAAGAAAGTGCACCAGGCGACCGGCGGCATAGCCGCCCGGCTCGCGGCTACCGCGCCGGAGACCTTCATCACCACGATGAGCAAGGGAAAACGTGCAAAGCGGATCTTCATCGATATCCATCGCAACGCCCGCGGGCATACCGCGGTTGCGCCCTATTCGCTGCGAGCCCGCACGAATCTGCCCGCGTCCACCCCACTCAACTGGAACGATCTTGAAACTATCGACGCCCCCGAGGATTTAAACTATTCTTCGCTTCCCGGCCTTCTGGCCACGTCCGGCGATCCCTGGGGCGAAATCGACGCATATGCCAGGGACTTGCCGCTCATGTCCGGGAAGTAA
- a CDS encoding IclR family transcriptional regulator, producing MELTVKGKRGRKAAANAAPSSVQVLDRALSLLAIIAEGDGSTLTSLSERTGMAPSTVHRLLTSLAGHGMVTHDGDTGTWTIGVKAFAIGNAFLRFRKLGAISRPFLQHLMEESGETANIGIEDNGEVVFISQVESHAPMRAFFRPGRRGPIHASGIGKAILSTWSDTEIANAFNDRPLAHFTDRTLDALPALMVNIKEIRDRGWSLDDEEQTLGMRCIAAPIFNEYGEAIGGISVSGPTVRIDDEKLASLGPVVRRTADELTCAIGGHRPARR from the coding sequence ATGGAATTGACGGTTAAGGGAAAGCGCGGACGCAAGGCCGCGGCAAATGCCGCTCCCTCCTCCGTCCAGGTGCTAGATCGGGCCCTGTCGCTCCTTGCGATCATCGCCGAGGGCGATGGCTCGACGCTGACCTCGCTCTCGGAACGCACCGGCATGGCGCCTTCGACGGTACACCGGCTGCTGACCTCGCTTGCCGGCCACGGCATGGTCACACATGACGGCGACACGGGCACCTGGACGATCGGCGTCAAGGCGTTCGCGATCGGCAATGCTTTCCTGCGCTTCCGCAAGCTCGGCGCGATCAGCCGGCCTTTCCTGCAGCACCTGATGGAGGAAAGCGGCGAAACGGCAAATATAGGCATCGAGGATAACGGTGAAGTCGTCTTCATCTCGCAAGTCGAAAGCCACGCGCCGATGCGCGCCTTCTTCCGGCCGGGCCGGCGGGGGCCTATCCATGCGTCGGGCATCGGCAAGGCGATCCTTTCGACCTGGTCCGACACCGAGATAGCTAATGCCTTCAACGACAGACCGCTCGCGCACTTCACCGACCGCACCCTCGACGCGCTGCCCGCTCTCATGGTCAACATCAAAGAAATCCGCGACCGCGGCTGGTCGCTCGATGACGAGGAGCAAACGCTCGGTATGCGCTGCATCGCCGCGCCGATCTTCAACGAGTATGGCGAGGCGATCGGCGGCATTTCAGTCTCGGGCCCCACGGTTCGCATCGACGATGAGAAGCTCGCAAGCCTCGGCCCGGTTGTACGCCGGACTGCGGACGAATTGACTTGCGCGATCGGGGGGCACAGGCCGGCACGGCGCTAG
- the gcl gene encoding glyoxylate carboligase: MTKMRAVDAAVHVLEKEGIDCAFGVPGAAINPLYSALKARGSIRHILARHVEGASHMAEGYTRAKHGNIGLCIGTSGPAGTDMITGLYSASADSIPILCITGQAPRARLDKEDFQAVDIAAIAAPVTKWAVTVKEPALVPFVFQKAFHLMRSGRPGPVLIDLPVDVQLAEIEFDPDTYEPLQPYRPAATRAQAEKAIEMLNAAERPLIVAGGGIINADASDLLVEFAEITGVPVIPTLMGWGTIPDDHPLMAGMCGLQTAHRYGNATLLASDFVFGIGNRWANRHTGNIPTYMEGRKFIHVDIEPTQIGRVFAPDFGIVSDAGAALKLFLDVATEWKTAGKLRDWSGWADECRERKRIMLRKTHFDETPLKPQRVYEEMNKAFGRDTCYVTTIGLSQIAGAQFLHVYRPRNWINCGQAGPLGWTLPAALGVRAADPSRPIVALSGDYDFQFLIEELAVGAQHKLPYLHVVVNNSYLGLIRQAQRGFDMDFEVSLAFENINASDDAEKGYGVDHVAVAEGLGCKAIRVRSPNEFADAFERAEALMKEHRVPVVIEFILERVTNIAMGADINAVVEFEELAERGEDAPTAIAAALLD, from the coding sequence ATGACCAAGATGCGTGCCGTTGATGCGGCGGTTCATGTTCTGGAGAAGGAAGGCATCGATTGTGCCTTCGGCGTGCCGGGTGCCGCAATCAATCCGCTCTATTCGGCGCTGAAAGCGCGCGGCTCGATCCGCCACATCCTGGCGCGCCATGTCGAAGGCGCCTCGCATATGGCAGAGGGTTATACCCGGGCGAAGCACGGCAATATCGGACTGTGCATTGGCACGTCTGGGCCGGCCGGCACCGACATGATCACCGGACTTTACTCGGCCTCCGCGGATTCGATTCCGATCCTCTGCATTACCGGCCAGGCGCCGCGGGCGCGCCTCGACAAGGAGGATTTCCAAGCCGTCGACATTGCCGCGATCGCCGCGCCGGTCACCAAATGGGCGGTTACGGTCAAGGAACCGGCGCTCGTTCCCTTCGTATTTCAGAAAGCGTTCCATCTGATGCGCTCGGGCCGGCCCGGTCCGGTGCTGATCGACCTGCCGGTTGACGTCCAGCTTGCCGAAATCGAGTTCGATCCGGACACCTATGAACCGCTTCAGCCCTACAGGCCCGCCGCCACGCGCGCGCAGGCCGAGAAGGCGATTGAAATGCTGAACGCGGCGGAGCGGCCGTTGATCGTTGCCGGGGGCGGCATCATCAATGCGGATGCCTCCGACCTGCTTGTCGAGTTCGCCGAGATCACCGGCGTTCCGGTCATCCCGACGCTGATGGGCTGGGGCACGATCCCCGACGATCATCCGTTGATGGCCGGCATGTGCGGACTTCAGACGGCGCATCGCTACGGCAATGCGACGCTGCTTGCCTCGGATTTCGTCTTCGGTATCGGCAATCGCTGGGCCAACCGTCATACCGGCAATATTCCGACCTATATGGAAGGCCGCAAGTTCATCCATGTCGATATCGAGCCGACGCAGATAGGCCGCGTCTTCGCGCCGGATTTCGGCATCGTCTCGGACGCGGGGGCCGCGCTCAAGCTCTTCCTCGACGTCGCGACCGAATGGAAGACGGCCGGCAAACTCAGAGACTGGTCGGGATGGGCGGACGAATGCCGCGAGCGCAAGCGCATCATGCTGCGCAAGACCCATTTCGATGAGACGCCGCTCAAACCCCAGCGCGTCTACGAAGAGATGAACAAGGCCTTCGGCCGCGACACCTGCTATGTCACCACGATTGGCCTCAGCCAGATTGCCGGCGCGCAGTTCCTGCATGTCTACCGACCGCGCAACTGGATCAACTGCGGACAGGCAGGCCCGCTCGGCTGGACGCTTCCGGCAGCGCTCGGCGTGCGCGCTGCCGATCCGAGCCGGCCGATCGTGGCGCTCTCCGGCGACTATGATTTCCAGTTCCTGATCGAGGAACTGGCGGTCGGGGCGCAGCACAAGCTCCCCTATCTCCACGTCGTCGTGAACAACTCCTATCTCGGCCTCATTCGCCAGGCGCAGCGGGGCTTCGACATGGATTTCGAGGTGAGCCTCGCCTTCGAAAACATCAATGCGAGCGACGACGCGGAGAAAGGCTACGGCGTCGATCACGTGGCGGTCGCGGAAGGACTTGGCTGCAAGGCGATCCGGGTGAGGAGCCCGAACGAGTTCGCCGATGCCTTCGAGCGGGCCGAGGCGCTGATGAAGGAACATCGGGTTCCGGTCGTCATCGAATTCATCCTGGAGCGCGTCACCAACATCGCGATGGGTGCGGATATCAACGCGGTCGTCGAGTTCGAGGAGCTCGCCGAACGGGGTGAGGATGCACCGACGGCGATCGCCGCCGCGCTGCTCGACTGA
- the ku gene encoding non-homologous end joining protein Ku, which produces MAPRASWKGYLRLSLVSCPVRLYPATSTSDRITFNQLHKDTHNRINMKPVDPELGLVERSDLVKGYEYEDKKYILIEDSDLESVKIESNHTMNIEAFVEEETVDVIYRDAPYYLAPDGAMAEETFIVLREALRRTGKLAIARLVLSSRERVVTIGPRETGMFVCTLRNPNEVRRTADYFGNIPVGNPDPEMLELAEALIKQKVTVFDPKNYEDRYEAALMKMIREKLKGHKPIIAAAPERGNVINLMDALKASLSQAKPPAPSKSKAKVEPAAPQTAKTAATKRAPAKSAAKKKA; this is translated from the coding sequence ATGGCACCCAGGGCAAGTTGGAAAGGCTATCTGAGACTGAGCCTCGTGAGCTGTCCGGTACGGCTCTACCCAGCCACTTCGACGAGCGATCGCATCACTTTCAATCAGCTGCACAAGGACACGCACAACCGGATCAATATGAAACCGGTCGATCCGGAACTTGGCCTGGTGGAACGCTCAGACCTCGTCAAGGGCTACGAATACGAGGATAAGAAGTACATCCTCATCGAGGATTCCGACCTGGAAAGCGTCAAGATCGAATCCAACCACACGATGAATATCGAGGCCTTCGTCGAGGAAGAGACCGTGGACGTCATCTACCGCGACGCGCCCTATTACCTGGCGCCGGACGGTGCCATGGCGGAGGAGACCTTCATCGTGCTTCGCGAGGCGCTCCGCAGAACCGGCAAGCTCGCAATCGCACGCCTCGTGCTCTCGAGCCGCGAGCGCGTCGTCACCATCGGCCCGCGCGAGACCGGCATGTTCGTCTGCACCTTGCGCAACCCCAATGAGGTGCGCCGCACGGCCGATTACTTCGGCAACATCCCGGTCGGCAATCCCGATCCGGAAATGCTCGAGCTTGCAGAGGCGCTCATAAAGCAGAAGGTCACGGTCTTCGACCCGAAGAACTACGAAGACCGATACGAGGCGGCGCTGATGAAGATGATCCGCGAGAAGCTCAAGGGCCACAAGCCGATCATCGCGGCAGCGCCCGAACGCGGGAACGTCATCAATCTCATGGACGCGCTGAAGGCGAGCCTCTCGCAGGCAAAGCCGCCCGCCCCGAGCAAGAGCAAGGCTAAAGTCGAACCGGCCGCCCCGCAGACAGCAAAAACCGCCGCAACCAAGCGCGCACCAGCCAAGTCCGCCGCCAAGAAGAAGGCCTGA
- the hyi gene encoding hydroxypyruvate isomerase, translating into MPKFAANLTMLFNEVPFLDRFSLAAEAGFEGVEFLFPYEFERTALRAALDQYGLVQVLHNLPAGDWAGGERGIAILPGRIDEFRRGVASAIDYATALGCCQVNCLVGIAPDGVPDSVLRTTLVANLKFAANELGKHGIRLLIEPINRLDIPDFYLNTVGQAAAIIEEVDSDNLFIQYDLYHQQRTAGELVGTYKRHSDRIAHIQLADNPGRNEPGTGEINYPFVFDALEAAGYDGWIGCEYKPLTTAAAGLDWLGAELARRQSADIIKIRS; encoded by the coding sequence ATGCCGAAATTCGCGGCAAACCTGACCATGCTCTTCAACGAGGTACCGTTCCTCGACCGCTTTTCACTCGCCGCCGAGGCTGGTTTCGAGGGGGTGGAGTTTCTCTTTCCTTATGAATTCGAGAGGACGGCGCTGCGCGCAGCTCTCGACCAGTATGGACTCGTGCAGGTGCTGCATAACCTGCCGGCCGGCGATTGGGCGGGCGGCGAGCGCGGCATCGCCATCCTGCCGGGCCGTATCGACGAATTTCGCCGGGGCGTGGCAAGCGCCATCGACTATGCGACGGCGCTCGGCTGCTGCCAGGTGAATTGCCTCGTCGGCATCGCACCCGATGGCGTGCCGGACAGCGTGTTGCGCACGACGCTCGTTGCCAATCTGAAATTTGCGGCAAACGAACTTGGCAAGCACGGCATCCGCCTGCTGATCGAGCCGATCAACCGCCTCGACATTCCGGACTTCTACTTGAACACGGTCGGGCAGGCGGCCGCGATCATCGAGGAAGTCGACAGCGACAACCTCTTCATTCAGTACGATCTCTATCATCAGCAGCGCACAGCGGGCGAGTTGGTCGGCACTTACAAGCGCCATTCGGACCGGATCGCGCATATCCAACTCGCCGACAATCCCGGCCGCAACGAGCCGGGCACCGGCGAGATCAACTACCCCTTCGTCTTCGACGCGCTGGAGGCAGCCGGCTACGACGGCTGGATCGGCTGCGAATACAAGCCGCTGACGACAGCGGCGGCGGGGCTCGACTGGCTTGGTGCCGAGCTCGCGCGCCGGCAATCCGCAGACATCATCAAGATCAGGAGCTAA
- a CDS encoding tetratricopeptide repeat protein, with the protein MAVAGQIFGSFGALSSFPRRLLAREVERQGGHLRRGVTRQTACVVFGRGLLAKATEADIQARVEREAGEDRHLLSESGFLRLLGLAPATLTASLTRQSLIDQSALAPRLVDLLSLFDAFEHDSEPYSFRDLILARKYAGLIASGASWSVIARSVHRSGQIASLTALSLHHQGSDTIYARRAEGLSELDGQLLLALDVPDELALEELFAEAEEAEEAGDYDEAAAIYRRYLAIDRTDSVAAFNRANCLMAAGRETEAVHDYVRALKLDPTFAEAWFNLAGLVSERGHINAARRHLAKAIALDGEYADAVFNLAKLEFDAGNLGEARRWWIRYLELDRDSEWARTAERGVRFVNLHLLSKTAG; encoded by the coding sequence ATGGCGGTCGCAGGCCAAATATTCGGTTCATTCGGCGCGCTTTCGTCATTCCCGCGTCGGCTGCTCGCGAGAGAGGTCGAGCGGCAAGGCGGGCATCTGAGGCGCGGGGTCACGCGTCAGACCGCTTGCGTGGTCTTCGGCCGCGGTCTGCTGGCCAAGGCCACCGAGGCCGATATCCAGGCCCGGGTCGAACGCGAGGCCGGCGAGGATCGGCACCTCCTCAGCGAAAGCGGCTTCCTGCGGCTGCTCGGGCTGGCGCCCGCGACGTTAACGGCATCGCTGACGCGGCAATCGCTGATCGATCAGTCCGCGCTCGCCCCGCGCCTCGTCGACCTCCTCTCTCTGTTCGACGCCTTCGAGCATGACAGCGAGCCCTATTCGTTCCGCGACCTGATCCTTGCCCGCAAATATGCCGGATTGATTGCGAGCGGGGCCAGTTGGAGTGTGATCGCCCGATCCGTGCACCGTTCTGGGCAAATCGCGTCTCTGACTGCACTCTCGCTTCACCACCAAGGCAGCGACACGATCTATGCGCGTCGTGCCGAAGGCCTGAGCGAGCTTGACGGCCAATTGCTGCTCGCCCTCGACGTTCCGGACGAACTGGCGCTCGAAGAACTTTTCGCCGAGGCCGAAGAGGCCGAAGAGGCGGGCGACTACGACGAGGCGGCGGCGATCTACCGGCGCTACCTCGCCATCGATCGCACGGATTCCGTCGCCGCCTTCAACCGCGCCAATTGCCTGATGGCGGCCGGCCGCGAAACGGAGGCCGTGCATGACTATGTCCGCGCGCTCAAGCTCGATCCCACTTTCGCCGAGGCCTGGTTCAACCTTGCCGGACTCGTCAGCGAGCGAGGCCACATCAACGCCGCCCGCCGGCACCTGGCAAAGGCGATCGCGCTTGACGGCGAATATGCGGACGCGGTCTTCAACCTGGCAAAGCTCGAATTTGATGCCGGCAATCTCGGCGAAGCACGGCGCTGGTGGATCCGCTATCTCGAGCTCGACAGGGACTCCGAATGGGCTCGCACGGCCGAGCGCGGCGTGCGGTTCGTGAACCTTCACCTGTTATCGAAGACGGCGGGCTGA
- a CDS encoding bifunctional allantoicase/(S)-ureidoglycine aminohydrolase, producing the protein MKSNYYFPAGGHPPQTNLLTDRAVFTEAYAIIPKGVMRDIVTSHLPFWTNTRLWVLSRPLSGFAETFSQYIMEVGPSGGSDRPEADPRAEGVLFVVDGEFRLTINGQSHRMQPGSYAYIPPGSEWSLHNDGTTATRFHWIRKAYEKVEGLPVPDPIVTNEREIAPTPMPDTDGRWATTRFVDPSDMRHDMHVTIVTFEPGGTIPFMETHVMEHGLYVLEGKAVYRLNSDWVEVEAGDYMWLRAFCPQACYAGGPGKFRYLLYKDVNRHMALGTPGRFA; encoded by the coding sequence ATGAAGAGCAACTATTATTTCCCAGCGGGCGGGCACCCGCCGCAGACGAACCTTCTGACCGACCGGGCAGTGTTCACCGAAGCCTACGCCATCATCCCGAAGGGCGTCATGCGCGACATCGTCACGAGCCATCTCCCCTTCTGGACGAATACGCGGCTCTGGGTGCTCTCGCGACCGCTGTCGGGCTTCGCCGAGACCTTCTCGCAATATATCATGGAAGTAGGACCCTCGGGCGGGAGCGACCGGCCGGAAGCCGACCCGCGCGCCGAGGGCGTGCTGTTCGTCGTGGACGGCGAGTTCCGCCTGACGATCAACGGACAATCGCACCGGATGCAGCCCGGCAGCTATGCCTACATCCCGCCCGGCAGCGAATGGAGCCTGCACAACGACGGAACCACCGCCACCCGCTTCCACTGGATCCGCAAAGCCTATGAGAAGGTCGAGGGACTTCCCGTTCCCGATCCGATCGTCACCAACGAACGCGAGATCGCGCCGACGCCGATGCCGGACACGGACGGCCGCTGGGCGACCACCCGCTTCGTCGACCCTTCCGACATGCGCCACGACATGCATGTGACGATCGTCACCTTCGAGCCCGGCGGAACCATCCCCTTCATGGAGACCCATGTCATGGAGCACGGGCTCTACGTGCTCGAAGGCAAGGCGGTCTATCGCCTCAACTCCGACTGGGTCGAGGTCGAAGCCGGCGACTATATGTGGCTGAGAGCCTTCTGCCCCCAGGCCTGCTATGCCGGCGGGCCGGGCAAGTTCCGTTACCTGCTCTACAAGGACGTCAACCGCCATATGGCGCTCGGCACGCCCGGCCGCTTCGCCTGA
- a CDS encoding 2-hydroxy-3-oxopropionate reductase, translating to MASIGFIGLGIMGTPMARHLQDAGHRIITSKFVIPPRQELIDHGLELVETPKALAETVDTIILMLPDTPEVKDVLFGENGVYYGLGEGKLVIDMSSISPIDTKEFAKKIRETGADYIDAPVSGGEVGAKNASLSIMAGGTPESFERALPLFKLMGKNITLVGDCGDGQVTKVANQIIVALTIEAVSEALVFASKAGADPARVREALMGGFASSRILEVHGERMIKRTFEPGFRISLHQKDLNLALQGAKSLGISLPNTAATQELFNICAANGDSGLDHSGLVRALERMANHPVA from the coding sequence ATGGCATCTATCGGTTTCATCGGACTGGGCATTATGGGCACGCCGATGGCGCGTCACCTGCAGGATGCAGGCCATCGGATCATCACCTCGAAATTCGTCATCCCGCCGCGGCAGGAACTCATTGACCACGGCCTGGAACTCGTGGAGACGCCGAAGGCGCTTGCCGAGACCGTCGACACGATCATCCTGATGCTGCCGGACACGCCGGAAGTGAAGGATGTCCTCTTCGGCGAGAACGGCGTCTATTACGGCCTCGGCGAGGGCAAGCTGGTCATCGATATGAGCTCGATCTCGCCGATCGACACGAAGGAATTCGCGAAGAAGATCCGGGAAACGGGGGCCGACTATATCGACGCGCCGGTCTCCGGCGGAGAAGTCGGTGCGAAGAACGCATCGCTCAGCATCATGGCCGGCGGCACGCCGGAATCCTTCGAGCGCGCTCTGCCCCTATTCAAGCTGATGGGCAAAAACATCACGCTGGTGGGCGATTGCGGTGACGGACAGGTGACGAAGGTTGCCAACCAGATCATCGTCGCGCTGACGATCGAGGCAGTCTCCGAAGCGCTGGTATTCGCTTCCAAGGCGGGCGCCGATCCGGCGCGGGTGCGTGAGGCACTGATGGGCGGCTTTGCCTCCTCGCGCATCCTCGAGGTGCACGGCGAACGCATGATCAAGCGGACATTCGAACCGGGGTTCCGCATATCGCTGCACCAGAAGGACCTGAATCTCGCGCTGCAGGGGGCTAAGAGCCTCGGCATCTCGTTGCCGAATACGGCGGCGACGCAGGAACTCTTCAACATTTGCGCCGCCAATGGCGACAGCGGTCTCGACCATTCCGGATTGGTCCGCGCACTGGAGCGGATGGCGAACCACCCCGTCGCGTGA